In Thermoanaerobaculia bacterium, the following proteins share a genomic window:
- a CDS encoding Rid family detoxifying hydrolase, with the protein MKRISTEEAPKAIGPYSQAIEAGGLVFTAGQIGLDPATMKIVEGGIDKQTARVFDNLEAVLREAGLGFVDVVKTTVYLTTMTDFQPMNAVYAARFGDHRPARSTVAAAALPAGALVEIDVIARRP; encoded by the coding sequence ATGAAACGGATTTCGACGGAAGAGGCCCCGAAGGCGATCGGGCCGTATTCGCAGGCGATCGAGGCCGGCGGCCTCGTCTTCACCGCGGGGCAGATCGGGTTGGACCCCGCCACGATGAAGATCGTGGAGGGCGGGATCGATAAGCAGACCGCACGCGTGTTCGACAATCTCGAGGCCGTTCTCCGGGAAGCGGGGCTCGGTTTCGTGGACGTCGTGAAGACGACCGTGTACCTGACGACCATGACCGATTTCCAGCCGATGAACGCCGTCTACGCGGCGCGGTTCGGCGATCATCGTCCGGCGCGCTCGACCGTCGCCGCCGCGGCGCTTCCGGCGGGGGCGCTGGTCGAGATCGACGTCATCGCCCGCCGCCCCTGA
- the hpt gene encoding hypoxanthine phosphoribosyltransferase: MQILQFGDEHIFSGIPSYSRPGGALAHKVSEIVLTQAQLAEGVARLAAEIDRDLAGRPVLLVGILKGSVFFLCDLARRLRSPVTVDFLRVSSYGDSTRSSGSVRMTRDLSIDVADRDVLVVEDIVDTGRTLEKILDFLRTRSPASLRVCTLLRKKGAGSAATPVDYVGFEIDDRFVVGYGLDLAEAYRNLPYVAAIEEGDGE; this comes from the coding sequence GTGCAGATCCTCCAGTTCGGCGACGAGCATATTTTTTCGGGAATCCCGTCGTATTCTAGACCCGGAGGCGCCCTGGCGCACAAGGTTTCCGAGATCGTCCTCACGCAAGCGCAGCTCGCCGAAGGGGTCGCGCGCCTCGCCGCCGAGATCGACCGGGACCTCGCCGGGCGGCCGGTCCTCCTGGTCGGCATCCTCAAGGGGTCGGTCTTCTTCCTCTGCGATCTCGCGCGGCGGCTTCGCTCGCCGGTAACGGTCGATTTCCTCCGGGTCTCGTCGTACGGCGATTCGACGCGCTCTTCCGGCAGCGTCCGGATGACCCGCGACCTTTCGATCGACGTGGCCGACCGGGACGTGCTCGTCGTGGAGGACATCGTCGACACGGGCCGGACGCTCGAGAAAATCCTCGACTTCCTCCGAACGCGGTCGCCGGCGAGCCTCCGGGTGTGCACGCTCCTCCGGAAGAAGGGCGCGGGAAGCGCCGCGACCCCGGTCGACTACGTGGGTTTCGAGATCGACGATCGCTTCGTGGTGGGATACGGTCTCGATCTCGCTGAGGCGTACCGGAATCTGCCGTACGTCGCGGCGATCGAAGAAGGAGACGGCGAATGA
- a CDS encoding P-loop NTPase: MKRILTVSSGKGGVGKTTFAVNFALSLATVAPTILVDLDTGTSSVRAAIDAPVTHDLYHFFRKDTPLADCVTRLPPALDPAGRHRDFGFVAGPRHMIEDITNFGESARRKLIGAINRLPASYVVLDMKAGLDANVIDFLPYSNSGILIFTPELPAATLAASDIVKAILFRKLRIVFAPGSPVYSRLSLSPRDPRMINELLDAVEDVYDESIANIDVFLADLAASLGDHPLVSALQASVEDFCVYYVLNMFNGVRESYETAIAPFVSNLVENVSARPQITNLGWIIRHERIHDANRHRRPVLLAPDPEPPRPAAPTAAERELQELEKAFLHLEGPAARRDAGPPVFRPADPARAFERQLEALRAMYADQKESGVRENFSYITHRALHLMESLRSIDFGETRIFGREEILAHLLPRAEATG; this comes from the coding sequence ATGAAACGGATCCTCACGGTTTCTTCCGGCAAGGGGGGCGTCGGGAAAACGACCTTTGCCGTCAACTTCGCGCTCTCGCTGGCGACGGTCGCGCCGACGATCCTCGTCGACCTCGACACCGGCACGTCGTCGGTGCGCGCCGCGATCGACGCTCCGGTGACCCACGACCTCTACCACTTCTTCCGCAAGGACACGCCGCTCGCCGATTGCGTCACGAGGCTTCCCCCCGCGCTCGACCCGGCCGGCCGCCACCGCGATTTCGGGTTCGTCGCCGGGCCGCGCCACATGATCGAGGACATCACGAACTTCGGCGAATCCGCCCGGCGGAAGCTGATCGGCGCGATCAACCGGCTCCCGGCCTCCTACGTCGTGCTCGACATGAAGGCAGGCCTCGACGCCAACGTCATCGACTTCCTTCCCTACTCGAACTCGGGGATCCTCATCTTCACGCCCGAGCTCCCCGCGGCGACGCTCGCGGCTTCGGACATCGTGAAAGCGATCCTCTTCCGTAAGCTCCGGATCGTCTTCGCGCCCGGCTCCCCCGTCTACTCCCGGCTGTCCCTCTCCCCCCGGGACCCCCGGATGATCAACGAGCTCCTCGACGCCGTCGAGGACGTCTACGACGAGTCGATCGCCAACATCGACGTTTTCCTCGCGGACCTCGCGGCGAGCCTCGGCGACCATCCCCTCGTGTCGGCGCTCCAGGCGAGCGTCGAGGATTTCTGCGTCTACTACGTCCTGAACATGTTCAACGGAGTTCGCGAGTCGTACGAGACCGCGATCGCGCCGTTCGTTTCGAACCTCGTGGAGAATGTCTCGGCGCGCCCGCAGATCACGAACCTCGGTTGGATCATCCGGCACGAGCGCATCCACGACGCCAACCGGCACCGGCGCCCCGTGCTGCTGGCGCCCGACCCCGAGCCGCCCCGGCCGGCCGCGCCGACGGCCGCCGAGCGGGAGCTGCAGGAGCTCGAGAAAGCCTTCCTGCATCTCGAGGGGCCGGCGGCCCGCCGCGACGCCGGGCCCCCCGTCTTCCGGCCGGCCGATCCGGCGCGCGCGTTCGAGCGCCAGCTCGAGGCGCTCCGCGCGATGTACGCCGACCAGAAGGAATCGGGGGTGCGGGAGAACTTCTCCTACATCACGCACCGCGCGCTCCATCTGATGGAGAGCCTGCGGAGCATCGATTTCGGCGAGACGCGGATCTTCGGGCGCGAGGAGATCCTGGCACACCTCTTGCCCCGCGCCGAAGCGACCGGATGA